The genomic interval GGCTCCAAACCTCAGCGGCGCGTCGAGGCCGGGGGGTCCTGCCATGAGTGGCTGACCGATCGCGCGGGGCGGGATAGGCTCTAGGGGTGCAGGTCGGAGCGCTCGTCGACGGACGCTATCGCCTCGTGGAGGAGGCGGGGCGCGGTGGGATGGGCACGGTGTTCCGTGCGGTGGACGAGCGCGCGCACGAGCCGGTCGCCGTGAAGGTGCTGCGGCACGCGATGCCGCCGCAGGCGCAGGCGGAGAGCGCGGCGCGGTTCGCGCGGGAGGCCAAGACGCTGGCCTCGCTCGACCACCCGGCGGTGGTCCGCTACCGGGCGCACGGCTCGACCGAGGGTGTGGACTGGCTGGTCACGGAGTGGCTCGAGGGCCGCGATCTCCACGCGCGCTTGCGAGACGCGCCGCTGACCGTGGCCGAGACGCTGGAGGTCGGGCGGCGCGTGGCCGCGGTGCTCTCGTCGGCGCACGCGCGGGGGGTCGTCCATCGCGACATCAAGCCGGGCAACCTGTTCCTCGTCGACGACGACGTCACGAAGGTCCGCGTGCTGGACTTCGGCGTCGCGTTCAACCGGGAGATGGCCAGCGTGACGACCGCGGGATCGACCGTCGGCACGCCCGCGTACATGGCGCCCGAGCAGGCGCGCTCGGAGGGCGCGATCGAAGGCGCCGCCGATCTCTTCTCGCTGGGCTGCGTGCTCTGGGAGTGCCTCGCGGGCCGGCGCGCGTTCGAAGGGCAGAACGCGATCGGTGTGCTCGCGAAGGTGCTGCTCGAGGAGGTGCCCGACATCGCGACCATCGTCGACGGCGTGCCGGACGCGGTCGCGCAGTCGCTCGCGAGCGCGCTCGACAAGGACCCGAGGCGACGCCCGTCCCCGAGCCTGCTCGCCGAGCTCTTCGCGGACGTGCTCGCGACGATCCCCGAAGGCCAGGCGCGGCGGCCCGCGCCCATCCGCGCGTCGTCGCCGACCGGGCTGACCGACCGCGAGCAGCGCGTGGTCACCGTGGTGCTGGCCCGCGCGAGCACGGGCGCCGCCGCGGAGACGATGACGACCCACGAGCACGCGACCCGTGTGGCGCGCCTCGCGATGATGGCCGAGCGATACGGGGCGCGGGTCGAGGAGCTCGCCAACGGCACCGTCGCGGCGGTGTTGATGGAGGGCGCGGCCACCGACCTCGCGCGACGCGCGGCCCGGATCGCGCAGGCGCTCCGCGCGCTCTTCGAGGGCGCGCCGGTCGGGCTCGCCACCGGCCGCGCGGTGCTCGCCGATCGCCTGCCCGTCGGGGACGCGATCGACGCCGCGGCCGAGCAGCTCCAGTGCGCCCGGGAGCGCGGCGCGCGGGAGCGCGGCGCGCGGGGCGCCATCGCGCTCGACGAGACCACGGCCGGGCTCCTCGGCCGGCGCTTCGAGATCGGGGGCGACGCGGGAGGCCTGCTCTTGCTCGCCGAGCACGAGCGCGACGCGCCGCGACACCTGCTTGGGCGGCCCACGCGCTTCGTCGGACGCAAGCGCGAGCTCGCCCTGCTCGAGGCCGCCGTGGCCGAGGCGACCGAAGAGCACGTCTCGCGCGCGGCGCTCGTGTCGGCCGAGAGCGGGGTCGGAAAGACGCGGCTCCTCCGCGAGCTGCTCAAGCGGCTCGAGGCGAGCGAGGAACCGGTGGAGGTGTGGCTCACGCAGGGCGAGCTGGAGACGGCGGGCTCACCGCACGCGCTCGCGGCGGCGCTCATCCGCGACGCTGCGGCCATCAGCGGGGGCGACGCGCCGGACGTGGCCCGGACGAAGCTCCTCTCGCACGTGTCGCAGCGGATGGGCCCGTCGGAAGCGGAGCGCGTGACGACGTTCCTCGCCGAGCTCGTCGGCGCGCGATCGGACGCCAGCCCGTCCCCCCAGCTCGCGGCGGCGCGGCTCGACCCGCGGCTCATGGGCGATCAGATCCGGCGCGCGTTCGAGGACTTCGTCGACGCTGCGTGCGCCGACGGCGCGCTGGTGATCGCGGTCGACGACCTTCACTGGGGCGACAAGCCGAGCGTCGATCTGCTGGACCGGCTGCTCCGCAACCTCGCCGAGCGGCCGCTGGTGGTGCTGGGGCTCGCGCGCCCCGAGCTGAGCGAGCGGCTCGGCGAGCCGTGGCAGGAGCGCGGCTTGACCCGGGTTCACCTCACGGGGCTGCCTCCGCGCGCGGCGCGGCGCTTCGTGGTCGACATGCTCGAGAGCGTGGACGCGGCGCAGGTCGACGCGATGGTGGAGCGCGCGGACGGGCACGCGTTCACGCTGGAGGAGCTGGTCCGCGCCGAGGCGGAGGGCCGCGGCGGGGAGCTGCCACAGACCGTGCTGGCGATCGCGCAGGCCCGCCTCGGCGGCATCCCCAGCGCGGAGCGGCGCCTGCTACGCGCCGCGAGCGTGTTCGGCAAGACCTTCTGGCGCGGCGGCGTCGAGCAGCTGCTCGGACGGATCGGCACGGGGCCCGCGACGATCGATCACCTGGCCTCGCTGGAGCGACGCGAGCTGATCGAGGCGCGCCGCCCGTCTCGCTTCGCCGACGACGAGGAGTGGGTCTTCCGGCACGCCACGGTACGGGACGCCGCGTACGGGATGCTGACGCCCGAGGACCGCGAGCTGGGTCACCGCCTCGCGGGCGAGTGGCTCGAGCGCGCGGGGGAGAACGATCCCTTCCGGCTCGCCGATCACGCCGAGCGCGGACGGGTGCCCGAGGCGGCCGTGCGTCACAACCTCCGCGCGGCCGAGCAGGCGCTCCAGGGGGACGACCTCGAGATCGCGGAGCGCAGCGCCGAGCGGGGCATCGCGGCGGGGGCGGAGGGCGAGGCCCTGGGGCGGCTGCGGCTCGTGCTCGCCACCGCCGCGGGTTGGCGTGGGCGCACCGGGGACGCGCGCCGGCTCGCGCTCGCGGCGCGTGAGGCGCTGACCGCGGGGAGCGACGCGTGGGCCCGCGCGGTCGAGCGTGAGACCTCCGCCGCGCTGACCCTCGGGCTGCTCGACGTGATCGCCGAGGCGGAGACGCTGCTGTCGCGGTGCGCGCCCTCCCACATGACCACCCGCGTGCTCGCGCGCCTCGCGGTCGTGGCCTTCCAGGCGGGGCAGGCCGAGCGCGCGCGCGGGCTGCTCACGCGCGTCGAGGCGATCCCCGAGGCGCTCCGGGCGCCGCCCGACGTCGCGGCCGCGCTGCATCGGGCGAGGGCGTCGAGCGCCACGCGCCGCGGCGACGACGCGGAGTGCCTCGTGCACCTGCGCCTCGCGGCCGGGCTCCAGGAAGAGGCGGGCGCGCGGCGCGACGCGTGCATCGAGCGGACGAACGCGGCCGTGCTCGAGGCGCAGCTCGGGCTCTACGACGACGCCGAGGCGCACCTGCGGGCGGCGCTGGCCGAGGCGCGTCGCATGGGCCTCGCGATCGTGGTCGACGCGGCGCGCACCAACCTCGGCGACGTGCTGACGCACCTGGGGCGCGATCACGAGGCGCGGAGCGAGCTGGGCGCGGCCTTCGTGTCCCTCCACGGCCGGGGCGATCGCCGCTTCCTCGGCGCCGTGCACGCCTACCTCGCGCGCGCGCTCGTCGCGGGAGGCCAGCTCGGAGAGGCCGAGCGGCACGCGCGCCTCGCGGTCGAGCACCTGCGCGACTTCGCCCCCGTGCACCCCTTCTCCCTCGCCGTCCTGGCCGAGGTGCTGCTGGCGAGCGACCGACCGGCCGACGCGCTCGACGCCGCCGACCGCGCGATGGACGCGGTGCGGGCCGGCGCGCTCCTGGAGCAGGGCGCCAGCCTGGTCCGCTGGACCCACATCGCGTCCCTCGACGCGGTGGGCGACCCCGCCGCGGACGCCGCAGCCATCGAGGCGGCCGCGCTCATCCGGGAGCGCGCGTCCCGCATCCAGAACGCGGCCTGGCGCGAGAGCTTCCTCGAGCGCGTCCCCGAGCACGGAGCCACCCTGCGGCGGGCTGCGCTCGCCGCCCGCGCGGATGACCCTGGTTGACCCCTCCCCGACCCGACGACTAAGCCATGCCGGTGACCGACGAGTCGAAGCCCGGGCCGCGCGTCAGCGAGCCCCCCGCCCCCGCGACCACGCCGAAGGCGCTCTTCGCGGACCGCGTGGCGGTGGTGGTCAACGGTAACGCCAAGCGGGTGACGGACGACCTCGTCGACATCCTCGACCAGATCGTGCAGTCGGGCGATCTCTTCGTCTCGCGCTCCATCGAGGAGGGCGACGAGATCGCCCGCACCATCGTGCGCCGCGGCTACCCGACGGTGCTCACGGCGGGCGGCGACGGGACCTTCGTGCAGATGGTCACGAAGATCACGGCCGAGGCGGGCCGGAGGCGCGAGACCCCGCCGCGCTTCGGGCTGCTCAGGCTCGGGACCGGCAACGCGCTCGCCTGGGTGCTCGGGGCGCAGAACCCGCGACACCGCGGGGTGATCGCGGACCTCGGGCGCCTGCGCAAGGAAGGAGGCAGCCGCAAGCTGCGGCTCCTCGACGTGGAAGGGACGCTGACGCCGTTCGCCGGCCTGGGGATCGACGCGATCGCGCTCACCGACTACAACCTCACCAAGGAGGCGCTGTCGAAGAGCCGGCTGACCCGGCCGATCGCGTCCGGCGGCGCCGCCTACCTGATCGCGGTGGTGGGCAAGACGATGCCGCAGTATCTGCTGCGCCCGCACCCGGCGGTCACCATCGTCAACGAGGGCGAGCCGGTGGTGCGGCTCGGCCGCGACGGCGAGCCCGTGCAGGAGCTCGCGAAGGGCGAGGTGATCTACCGCGGGCCGAGCCGCATGGTGGCCATGGGCACCATCCCGTACTGGGGCTTCGGCGCGCGCATCTTCCCCTTCGCCGACGACCGCGAGGACCGCTTCTCGCTGCGCGTGGTCGACATCAACAGCTTCCAGGTCGCGTGGAACATCCGGGACATCTGGTCGGGCAGCTACCGCAGCGACACCCTGCACGACTTCCTCTGTGAGCGGATCTCGATCCGCTATGACGAGCCGATGCCGCTCCAGATCGGCGGCGACCCCGTGGGGCCGCGCTCGCGGGTCGAGGCGAGGCTGGCTCCCGAGCCGATCGAGGTCGTCGACTACTACGCGCCCCCGCCCGTGACGAGCCCCTGACCCGATCCATTCGTTGACCGGAGATCGACGGCTTCGATACCCTCGGGCCCGATCCTTCGATCGATACTGGAGGGGCATGGGCCGTACCACTGGACGCCGCCGCGCGGTTCTCTCGATGCTCGTCCTCGCCGGGCTGCTGCTCACGGTGGCCAGCGCCGCCATGGCGGTGGACGTGCGTGGGACGCTGCGCGTGCCCTCGGACTACGGCGGGGCGCCCGCCGAGGCCGAGGACGAGACGCGCCGCAACCGCTACTGGGAGGAGTGGAACGGCTTCCTCGATCCGCGCGATGCGAGCTTCGACGCCGCGCGCGAGCTCGCCGTGGTGCTCACCGGCGAGGGCGCGATGGCGGAGGAGCAGCCGGGGCACGAGGTCGCCAACGGCGCGCTGCGGCCAGCCACGATCGTGGAGCGGGCGGGAGCGACGCTGCGCATCCAGAACACCGACCCGATGTCCCACCAGCTGACGGCCGAGGGCCACCCGGAGTTCGGCCCGACGCCCACCTCGCCCGGTCTGACGCGCCAGCTCCTGGTCAGCGAGGCCGGGTCGTGGCCCGTCCGCGACGTGATCTACGGGCACGTCCGCGGGCACCTGCACGTCCTGCCGGACCTGGTGGCCCGAGCGCGGCTCGAAGGCGACGGCACCTTCCACTTCCGGAACGTCGCGCCGGGGACCTACACGCTGAAGGTCTTCCACGGGGAGCGGATGATCCACGAGCAGGCCGGGGTCGAGATCAACGACACGCGCGAGCTGACGCTCGAGCCCATCGCCATCTCGGCGGGGGGGAGCTGAGCGATGGTCCTCTCTCGCTTCTGGTACCTGGTCCTCACGGGCGCGGCGGTCTTCGCCTTCGCCACCGCGCTCCTCGCGGCGAGCCTCATCAACGAGCAGTGGGAGCGATCGGTCCGCAGTGACCTGATCCGCGACCGCTTCGAGGTCGAGGCCCTGCTCAAGCTCGACGCACGCTCTCGCCTCGACGCGATCGCGCCCATCGCGGCCAACTCCGACGTGCGGAGCGCGCTGAGGCGCGCGAGCGCGCGGCGCGACGGGCAGGACATCGACGAGGAGATCAGCGAGCCGCTGCAGCGAAAGCTCAACGAGCTCAACGGGCAGCTCGCGGGCATGCGGGGTGACCTGCTCTTCGCGGTCGACGCGGAGGGCTGGGTGGTCGCCGCCGTCGCGCCGGGCAACATGCCCGACGGCGCCGGCATCGGGCAATTCCCGCTCGTGCGGCGCGCGCTCGACGGCTACGTGCGCGACGACGTCTGGGTCTACAACGACAACGTCTACCGCATGGCCGCGCGCCCGGTGGTCGAGGGGGGCCAGTACGTCGGCGCCCTCGTGCACGGGAAGCGCTTCGACGACGAGCTGGCGGAGCTGCTCTCGACGCGCCTCGACGGGGCCTCGGTCGCCTTCTTCCGCGGATCGGAGATGTTCGCGGGCTACATGCCCTCCGGCGTCCAGGGCGCGCCACGTCGCGACGACATGGGCGGCGAGACCCTCGCGGGCGTACTCGAGAACGAGGCGCTAGAGAGCGGCGACCGCACCGATCCGATGCCGCTCGGGACGGGCGGCCTGGCCGTCTATTCGCTCACCACCGGCTCCGCCCGCTATGCGAACGTCGGCTACGCCGTCGCGCGCCCGATGCGCACCCTCGCGCAGCCGCTCGAGATCCTCGACCACGTCTCCGGCGACGCCTGGGCGGGCCTCCCGTGGATCCCGATGGCGGGCGGCGGTCTGTTCGCCTTCTTGATCGCGATGTTCCTCATCTGGCTCGAGCGTGACCGCCCGCTGTCGAAGCTGAACAAGCACGCGGCGGCGCTGAGCGCCTCACCGGAGAACCGCCTCACCATCACGGACTTCGGCGGCCGCTACCGCAAGATCGCGAACAACGTCAACGAGGCGCTCGACAAGGTGAACGAAGCCGGCGGCGGCGCGGGCCCTCGCCGGAAGGCCGCGAACCTCGACCAGATCCTCGGCCCGGCCCAGGGCGAGGAGGGCGCGGCCGCGAGCGGCTCTTTCTTCGGCTTCGCGCAGAACGGAGAGGCCCCCGCGCCCGACTTCCCGGACGTCCCCGCCGCGAGCCCCGGCGCCCCCGCGGGCATGCTCGGCGCGCCCCCTCCCCCGGCCAAGCCCGCGCCTCCCAAGCCGCCCGCAGGGGGCCCCGGCCGCCCGCCGCCCAAGCCCCCCGCGCCGCCGAAGCCTCCCTCCGCGCTCAAGCCCCCCGCGGCCAGCCCGGCCGTGGAAGAGGAGGACGACGCCACCCGCATCGAGAGCTCACCCGCCTCCTCCCGCAAGGCGCTCAAGTCCACCCTGCTGGGCGTCGCGCCCCCCTCCCTGGACGACGACGACGACGACGACGAAGGCGCGACCATGGTCGCCCGCGTCCCCAAGGAGCTCCTCGAGAAGAGCGCCGGCGGCGGCGAAGACGAGCAGTCCCACTTCCGCGAAGTCTTCGACCAGTTCGTCGCCATGAAGAAGAAGTGCGGCGAGCCCACCGCCGGCCTCACCTTCGACAAGTTCGCCGTCACCCTTCGCAAGAACCGAGATCAGATCGTGAGCCGCCACGCCGCGAGCCGCGTCCGCTTCACCGTCTACGAGAAGAACGGCAAAGCCGCGCTCAAGGCCACCCCCATCAAGGAGTGACCGCTCCCGCCCGGTGAGCCGCCGGAACGCGGCAACCCCGTGGTCGGCGAACCGAGCGACGCGACGAGAAGCGAGCGCAGCGACGCGCGGAGCGAGGAGCGAGCGCAGCGAAGCGACGGCGCGCGCAG from Sandaracinaceae bacterium carries:
- a CDS encoding protein kinase; the encoded protein is MQVGALVDGRYRLVEEAGRGGMGTVFRAVDERAHEPVAVKVLRHAMPPQAQAESAARFAREAKTLASLDHPAVVRYRAHGSTEGVDWLVTEWLEGRDLHARLRDAPLTVAETLEVGRRVAAVLSSAHARGVVHRDIKPGNLFLVDDDVTKVRVLDFGVAFNREMASVTTAGSTVGTPAYMAPEQARSEGAIEGAADLFSLGCVLWECLAGRRAFEGQNAIGVLAKVLLEEVPDIATIVDGVPDAVAQSLASALDKDPRRRPSPSLLAELFADVLATIPEGQARRPAPIRASSPTGLTDREQRVVTVVLARASTGAAAETMTTHEHATRVARLAMMAERYGARVEELANGTVAAVLMEGAATDLARRAARIAQALRALFEGAPVGLATGRAVLADRLPVGDAIDAAAEQLQCARERGARERGARGAIALDETTAGLLGRRFEIGGDAGGLLLLAEHERDAPRHLLGRPTRFVGRKRELALLEAAVAEATEEHVSRAALVSAESGVGKTRLLRELLKRLEASEEPVEVWLTQGELETAGSPHALAAALIRDAAAISGGDAPDVARTKLLSHVSQRMGPSEAERVTTFLAELVGARSDASPSPQLAAARLDPRLMGDQIRRAFEDFVDAACADGALVIAVDDLHWGDKPSVDLLDRLLRNLAERPLVVLGLARPELSERLGEPWQERGLTRVHLTGLPPRAARRFVVDMLESVDAAQVDAMVERADGHAFTLEELVRAEAEGRGGELPQTVLAIAQARLGGIPSAERRLLRAASVFGKTFWRGGVEQLLGRIGTGPATIDHLASLERRELIEARRPSRFADDEEWVFRHATVRDAAYGMLTPEDRELGHRLAGEWLERAGENDPFRLADHAERGRVPEAAVRHNLRAAEQALQGDDLEIAERSAERGIAAGAEGEALGRLRLVLATAAGWRGRTGDARRLALAAREALTAGSDAWARAVERETSAALTLGLLDVIAEAETLLSRCAPSHMTTRVLARLAVVAFQAGQAERARGLLTRVEAIPEALRAPPDVAAALHRARASSATRRGDDAECLVHLRLAAGLQEEAGARRDACIERTNAAVLEAQLGLYDDAEAHLRAALAEARRMGLAIVVDAARTNLGDVLTHLGRDHEARSELGAAFVSLHGRGDRRFLGAVHAYLARALVAGGQLGEAERHARLAVEHLRDFAPVHPFSLAVLAEVLLASDRPADALDAADRAMDAVRAGALLEQGASLVRWTHIASLDAVGDPAADAAAIEAAALIRERASRIQNAAWRESFLERVPEHGATLRRAALAARADDPG
- a CDS encoding diacylglycerol kinase family protein; protein product: MTDESKPGPRVSEPPAPATTPKALFADRVAVVVNGNAKRVTDDLVDILDQIVQSGDLFVSRSIEEGDEIARTIVRRGYPTVLTAGGDGTFVQMVTKITAEAGRRRETPPRFGLLRLGTGNALAWVLGAQNPRHRGVIADLGRLRKEGGSRKLRLLDVEGTLTPFAGLGIDAIALTDYNLTKEALSKSRLTRPIASGGAAYLIAVVGKTMPQYLLRPHPAVTIVNEGEPVVRLGRDGEPVQELAKGEVIYRGPSRMVAMGTIPYWGFGARIFPFADDREDRFSLRVVDINSFQVAWNIRDIWSGSYRSDTLHDFLCERISIRYDEPMPLQIGGDPVGPRSRVEARLAPEPIEVVDYYAPPPVTSP
- a CDS encoding MXAN_5187 family protein codes for the protein MVLSRFWYLVLTGAAVFAFATALLAASLINEQWERSVRSDLIRDRFEVEALLKLDARSRLDAIAPIAANSDVRSALRRASARRDGQDIDEEISEPLQRKLNELNGQLAGMRGDLLFAVDAEGWVVAAVAPGNMPDGAGIGQFPLVRRALDGYVRDDVWVYNDNVYRMAARPVVEGGQYVGALVHGKRFDDELAELLSTRLDGASVAFFRGSEMFAGYMPSGVQGAPRRDDMGGETLAGVLENEALESGDRTDPMPLGTGGLAVYSLTTGSARYANVGYAVARPMRTLAQPLEILDHVSGDAWAGLPWIPMAGGGLFAFLIAMFLIWLERDRPLSKLNKHAAALSASPENRLTITDFGGRYRKIANNVNEALDKVNEAGGGAGPRRKAANLDQILGPAQGEEGAAASGSFFGFAQNGEAPAPDFPDVPAASPGAPAGMLGAPPPPAKPAPPKPPAGGPGRPPPKPPAPPKPPSALKPPAASPAVEEEDDATRIESSPASSRKALKSTLLGVAPPSLDDDDDDDEGATMVARVPKELLEKSAGGGEDEQSHFREVFDQFVAMKKKCGEPTAGLTFDKFAVTLRKNRDQIVSRHAASRVRFTVYEKNGKAALKATPIKE